Proteins co-encoded in one Zootoca vivipara chromosome 3, rZooViv1.1, whole genome shotgun sequence genomic window:
- the NEK2 gene encoding serine/threonine-protein kinase Nek2 codes for MPSRPEDYEVLLTIGAGSYGRCQKVRRRSDGKVLVWKELDYGSMTESEKQMLVSEVNLLRELKHPNIVRYYDRIIDRTNTTLYIVMEYCEGGDLATLIAKCTKERHYVEENFVLRVLTQLTLALKECHRRSDGGHTVLHRDLKPANIFLDGKKNVKLGDFGLARILHHDTSFAKTFVGTPYYMSPEQINRMSYNEKSDIWSLGCLLYELCALSPPFTAFNQKELAEKIREGKFRRIPYRYSDQLNELITKMLHLKDYCRPSVEEILQNPLIANLVLEEQGRNVERRGRRSGEQDKVERLSGTPVNELKLKEQQLQERERAIKEREHRLEQRERELCVRERLAEEKLARAENMVKNYNLFKDQKLLQPATCPDDEALPVFLTRKKKVQFGDESKENAHSEDSLENSLPSKEKGCNLKKRLYAANLRAQALCELEKHYQLKSRQLLGMR; via the exons ATGCCGAGCCGCCCGGAGGACTACGAGGTGCTTCTCACTATTGGCGCCGGTTCCTACGGCAGGTGCCAGAAGGTGCGGCGGAGGTCGGACGGCAAG GTCTTGGTCTGGAAAGAACTTGACTATGGATCTATGACAGAATCTGAAAAACaaatgcttgtttctgaagtgaacttGCTTCGTGAACTAAAACATCCGAATATTGTCCGTTATTATGACCGTATAATTGACAGGACAAATACAACACTTTATATTGTGATGGAATACTGTGAAGGTGGAGACCTGGCAACTCTGATTGCAAAATGTACAAAAGAAAG ACATTATGTGGAAGAAAACTTTGTCCTTCGCGTCCTCACCCAGCTGACCTTGGCTTTGAAGGAGTGCCACAGAAGGAGTGATGGTGGCCACACTGTGCTTCATCGGGACCTAAAGCCAGCAAATATCTTCCTTGATGGCAAGAAGAATGTGAAGCTTGGTGACTTTGGCCTGGCCAGGATACTTCACCATGATACCAGTTTTGCAAAAACATTTGTTGGCACACCATATTATATGTCTCCA GAACAAATAAATCGCATGTCCTACAATGAGAAATCTGACATCTGGTCTTTAGGATGTCTTCTCTACGAGTTGTGTGCGTTGTC GCCTCCATTCACAGCCTTTAACCAAAAAGAGTTGGCAGAAAAGATAAGGGAAGGGAAGTTCAGGCGGATCCCATACCGTTATTCAGATCAGCTGAATGAACTCATCACAAAGATGCTGCACCTAAAG GATTACTGTCGGCCTTCAGTTGAAGAAATTCTGCAGAACCCTCTGATAGCCAACCTGGTATTGGAggagcaagggagaaacgtggaGAGAAGAGGGCGGCGATCAGGAGAGCAAGATAAAGTAGAAAGACTTTCAGGAACTCCAGTGAATGAGCTGAAACTGAAAGAGCAGCAGCTACAAGAGAGGGAGCGAGccataaaagagagagaacacagGCTAGAAC AGAGAGAGCGGGAACTGTGTGTTCGAGAGAGACTGGCAGAAGAAAAACTGGCTAG GGCTGAGAACATGGTGAAGAATTACAACTTATTCAAGGACCAGAAGCTATTGCAGCCAGCGAcatgcccag atgaTGAAGCGCTGCCAGTCTTTCTTACGAGAAAAAAGAAGGTTCAGTTTGGTGACGAAAGCAAAGAAAATGCTCACTCTGAGGACAGCCTGGAGAATTCCCTCCCCTCGAAAGAAAAAGGTTGTAATCTGAAGAAGCGTCTCTATGCTGCCAATCTGCGGGCTCAAGCCCTTTGTGAGCTGGAGAAACATTACCAGCTCAAAAGCCGCCAGCTTCTCGGAATGCGCTGA